A window from Acipenser ruthenus chromosome 36, fAciRut3.2 maternal haplotype, whole genome shotgun sequence encodes these proteins:
- the LOC131706696 gene encoding hepatic lectin-like isoform X6 → MADDVYGNSDFHQQIGKRKHRDRERYQAPAGVDDEDDEADYENIEDSIERKEEKTNRTEAFKEEVKAQTATTHNVCGTKSIVFLYVLLIASSVMWAALLSLLFVKCTAEIQTLKTLLTEKDSQMRANFVNYVSNGTAEIQTLKTLLTEKDSQIVAKFENYISKDSQIIENVTKLEKYVYKVCANTCSGSWNLFNGAFYYFSKENKVWKEARTFCQSQNSDLAVINSEEELKYLQDKGPAKELWLGLSDSDNEGTWKWLDGRVVEKRLWHKGEPNNYENNEDCGLLSNGLLNDLTCEAKVHWICEKRL, encoded by the exons ATGGCTGACGATGTCTATGGAAACAGTGACTTCCATCAACAAattggaaaaagaaaacacagagacagggaAAGATACCAAGCTCCAG CAGGAgtggatgatgaagatgatgaagcCGACTATGAAAATATTGAAGATTCTATTGAACGGAAGGAGGAAAAAACAAACCGAACGGAAGCATTCAAAGAGGAAGTGAAAGCACAGACAGCCACAA ctCACAATGTCTGCGGAACCAAATCGATTGTGTTTCTCTACGTTCTGCTGATCGCTAGCTCTGTGATGTGGGCGGCTCTGCTCTCCTTGCTGTTTGTGAAAT gcactGCAGAAATACAAACCCTGAAAACTCTCCTGACAGAAAAAG ATTCTCAAATGAGGGCAAATTTTGTGAATTACGTTTCTAATG gcaCTGCAGAAATACAAACCCTGAAAACTCTCCTGACAGAAAAAG ATTCTCAAATCGTGGCAAAGTTTGAGAATTACATTTCTAAAG ATTCTCAGATCAttgaaaatgttacaaaactggaaaaatatgtttataaag TGTGTGCCAATACCTGCAGTGGTAGCTGGAACTTGTTCAATGGGGCCTTCTACTACTTTTCCAAGGAGAACAAGGTCTGGAAAGAAGCACGCACATTCTGTCAATCCCAAAACTCAGACCTTGCAGTGATCAACAGCGAAGAAGAGCTG AAATATCTACAGGACAAAGGACCCGCAAAAGAACTGTGGCTTGGACTGAGTGATTCAGATAACGAAGGCACCTGGAAGTGGCTGGATGGACGTGTGGTTGAGAAGAG ATTGTGGCATAAAGGAGAACCAAACAACTATGAAAACAATGAAGACTGTGGGCTGCTGAGCAATGGCCTGCTAAATGACTTAACATGTGAAGCAAAAGTGCACTGGATTTGTGAAAAGCGACTTTGA
- the LOC117409844 gene encoding low affinity immunoglobulin epsilon Fc receptor-like isoform X10 has translation MIGVVGSMADDVYGNSDFHQQIGKRKHSDRERYQAPDHNVCGTKSIVFLYVLLIASSVMWAALLSLLFVKCTAEIQTLKTLLTEKDSQMRANFENCVSNGTAEIQTLKTHLTEKGSAEIKNLQTLLQEKDSQLSSNVRNLEKDISSMKTKDSQLSTSVRNLETEISSLKNKDSQLSTSVRNLETEISSLKNKDSQLSTSVRNLETEISSLKNKVCDIRTCPCDWKEFSGKCYYFSKGERDWQKAKDFCYNQDAVLAMVKTQQELDYIRGKITSNHWLGLSDLDTEDAWKWLDGDSVNLQSGFWDTNEPNNSGNEDCVICNREKTSQTFILEVTNFLEAGALKISFKLLFVHFELAGNRKFIRAVLQ, from the exons atcACAATGTCTGCGGAACCAAATCGATTGTGTTTCTCTACGTTCTGCTGATCGCTAGCTCTGTGATGTGGGCGGCTCTGCTCTCCTTGCTGTTTGTGAAAT gcactgCAGAAATACAAACCCTGAAAACTCTCCTGACAGAAAAAG ATTCTCAAATGAGGGCAAATTTTGAGAATTGCGTTTCTAATG gcactgCAGAAATACAAACCCTGAAAACTCACCTGACAGAAAAAG gctCTGCAGAAATAAAAAACCTGCAAACTCTCCTGCAGGAAAAAG ACTCCCAGCTTTCCTCAAATGTGAGGAACTTGGAAAAAGACATTTCTAGCATGAAAACTAAAG ATTCCCAGCTCTCAACCAGTGTGAGAAACTTGGAAACTGAGATTTCAAGCCTAAAAAATAAAG ATTCCCAGCTGTCAACCAGTGTGAGAAACTTGGAAACTGAGATTTCAAGCCTAAAAAATAAAG ATTCCCAGCTGTCAACCAGTGTGAGAAACTTGGAAACTGAGATTTCAAGCCTAAAAAATAAAG TGTGTGACATCAGGACCTGCCCATGTGACTGGAAGGAGTTCAGTGGAAAGTGCTACTACTTTTCCAAGGGCGAGAGGGACTGGCAGAAAGCAAAGGATTTCTGCTACAATCAAGACGCTGTGCTTGCAATGGTCAAAACCCAACAAGAGCTG GACTATATAAGGGGGAAAATCACATCGAATCACTGGCTTGGGTTGAGCGACTTGGATACAGAAGATGCTTGGAAGTGGTTAGATGGAGATTCTGTCAATCTACAGAGCGG ATTTTGGGACACTAATGAACCAAACAACAGTGGAAATGAAGACTGCG TGATCTGCAATCGAGAGAAAACATCTCAAACCTTTATTCTGGAGGTGACCAACTTCCTAGAAGCAGGCGCTTTGAAGATATCATTTAAACTCCTCTTCgttcattttgaattagctggaaatCGAAAGTTTATTCGTGCCGTATTACAGTAA
- the LOC117409847 gene encoding C-type lectin domain family 4 member M-like gives MAQENIYGNISTVQHQMERIRQESDFPAETFGHGISDRQAIYNKFDIDDEQRKKGTKGFIVSRCIVSAMLVVLALMLAAVFSFTFVKYSEMSATIQRLDMEVSLIRENGSSQMRKVESDILQLKTEGSSQMQKVESDILQLKSEGFEVSLDVKKLERNISQLKDADVQIWTDVQNLEKAFSSLRSQVCVFRTCPCDWKEFSGKCYYFSKGERDWQKAEEFCYNQDAVLAMVKTQQELNYIGSQVSTDHHLGLSDLESESNWKWLDGSSVAGSLWNSGEPNNAGEEDCGEITAGKLNDIPCSVKQRWICEKTL, from the exons ATGGCACAGGAGAATATTTACGGGAATATTTCGACCGTTCAACATCAAATGGAAAGGATTAGACAAGAGAGCGATTTCCCAG CTGAAACGTTTGGTCATGGCATCAGCGATCGACAGGCCATTTATAATAAGTTTGATATTGACGACGAACAAAGGAAAAAAGGCACTAAAG GTTTCATTGTCAGCAGGTGCATTGTGTCCGCCATGCTGGTGGTGCTTGCATTGATGTTGGCTGCTGTGTTCTCCTTCACATTTGTTAAAT ACTCAGAGATGTCTGCAACAATACAGCGCCTGGATATGGAAGTGTCACTCATAAGGGAGAACG GCTCTTCACAAATGAGGAAGGTAGAATCAGATATCCTTCAGCTGAAAACAGAAG GCTCTTCACAAATGCAGAAGGTTGAATCGGACATTCTCCAGCTGAAATCAGAAG GCTTCGAGGTCTCTTTGGATGTAAAGAAGTTAGAAAGGAATATTTCTCAACTGAAAGATGCAG atgtGCAGATTTGGACAGATGTTCAGAACCTGGAAAAGGCTTTTTCAAGCCTAAGATCTCAAG TGTGTGTCTTCAGGACCTGCCCATGTGACTGGAAGGAGTTCAGTGGAAAGTGCTACTACTTTTCCAAGGGCGAGAGGGACTGGCAGAAAGCAGAGGAATTCTGTTACAATCAAGACGCTGTGCTTGCAATGGTCAAAACCCAACAAGAGCTG AACTACATAGGAAGCCAAGTCTCAACAGATCACCATCTTGGACTGAGCGACCTGGAATCAGAGAGTAACTGGAAGTGGTTAGATGGAAGTTCAGTTGCTGGCAG CCTTTGGAATTCTGGAGAGCCGAACAACGCCGGTGAAGAAGACTGTGGAGAGATCACTGCAGGGAAACTCAATGACATACCTTGCAGCGTCAAACAGCGGTGGATTTGTGAGAAGACACTTTAG
- the LOC131706696 gene encoding hepatic lectin-like isoform X8 — protein sequence MQRIRQENGFSGVDDEDDEADYENIEDSIERKEEKTNRTEAFKEEVKAQTATTHNVCGTKSIVFLYVLLIASSVMWAALLSLLFVKCTAEIQTLKTLLTEKDSQMRANFVNYVSNGTAEIQTLKTLLTEKDSQIVAKFENYISKDSQIIENVTKLEKYVYKVCANTCSGSWNLFNGAFYYFSKENKVWKEARTFCQSQNSDLAVINSEEELKYLQDKGPAKELWLGLSDSDNEGTWKWLDGRVVEKRLWHKGEPNNYENNEDCGLLSNGLLNDLTCEAKVHWICEKRL from the exons ATGCAAAGGATTAGACAAGAGAACGGTTTCTCAG GAgtggatgatgaagatgatgaagcCGACTATGAAAATATTGAAGATTCTATTGAACGGAAGGAGGAAAAAACAAACCGAACGGAAGCATTCAAAGAGGAAGTGAAAGCACAGACAGCCACAA ctCACAATGTCTGCGGAACCAAATCGATTGTGTTTCTCTACGTTCTGCTGATCGCTAGCTCTGTGATGTGGGCGGCTCTGCTCTCCTTGCTGTTTGTGAAAT gcactGCAGAAATACAAACCCTGAAAACTCTCCTGACAGAAAAAG ATTCTCAAATGAGGGCAAATTTTGTGAATTACGTTTCTAATG gcaCTGCAGAAATACAAACCCTGAAAACTCTCCTGACAGAAAAAG ATTCTCAAATCGTGGCAAAGTTTGAGAATTACATTTCTAAAG ATTCTCAGATCAttgaaaatgttacaaaactggaaaaatatgtttataaag TGTGTGCCAATACCTGCAGTGGTAGCTGGAACTTGTTCAATGGGGCCTTCTACTACTTTTCCAAGGAGAACAAGGTCTGGAAAGAAGCACGCACATTCTGTCAATCCCAAAACTCAGACCTTGCAGTGATCAACAGCGAAGAAGAGCTG AAATATCTACAGGACAAAGGACCCGCAAAAGAACTGTGGCTTGGACTGAGTGATTCAGATAACGAAGGCACCTGGAAGTGGCTGGATGGACGTGTGGTTGAGAAGAG ATTGTGGCATAAAGGAGAACCAAACAACTATGAAAACAATGAAGACTGTGGGCTGCTGAGCAATGGCCTGCTAAATGACTTAACATGTGAAGCAAAAGTGCACTGGATTTGTGAAAAGCGACTTTGA
- the LOC131706696 gene encoding hepatic lectin-like isoform X7, translated as MQRIRQENGFSAGVDDEDDEADYENIEDSIERKEEKTNRTEAFKEEVKAQTATTHNVCGTKSIVFLYVLLIASSVMWAALLSLLFVKCTAEIQTLKTLLTEKDSQMRANFVNYVSNGTAEIQTLKTLLTEKDSQIVAKFENYISKDSQIIENVTKLEKYVYKVCANTCSGSWNLFNGAFYYFSKENKVWKEARTFCQSQNSDLAVINSEEELKYLQDKGPAKELWLGLSDSDNEGTWKWLDGRVVEKRLWHKGEPNNYENNEDCGLLSNGLLNDLTCEAKVHWICEKRL; from the exons ATGCAAAGGATTAGACAAGAGAACGGTTTCTCAG CAGGAgtggatgatgaagatgatgaagcCGACTATGAAAATATTGAAGATTCTATTGAACGGAAGGAGGAAAAAACAAACCGAACGGAAGCATTCAAAGAGGAAGTGAAAGCACAGACAGCCACAA ctCACAATGTCTGCGGAACCAAATCGATTGTGTTTCTCTACGTTCTGCTGATCGCTAGCTCTGTGATGTGGGCGGCTCTGCTCTCCTTGCTGTTTGTGAAAT gcactGCAGAAATACAAACCCTGAAAACTCTCCTGACAGAAAAAG ATTCTCAAATGAGGGCAAATTTTGTGAATTACGTTTCTAATG gcaCTGCAGAAATACAAACCCTGAAAACTCTCCTGACAGAAAAAG ATTCTCAAATCGTGGCAAAGTTTGAGAATTACATTTCTAAAG ATTCTCAGATCAttgaaaatgttacaaaactggaaaaatatgtttataaag TGTGTGCCAATACCTGCAGTGGTAGCTGGAACTTGTTCAATGGGGCCTTCTACTACTTTTCCAAGGAGAACAAGGTCTGGAAAGAAGCACGCACATTCTGTCAATCCCAAAACTCAGACCTTGCAGTGATCAACAGCGAAGAAGAGCTG AAATATCTACAGGACAAAGGACCCGCAAAAGAACTGTGGCTTGGACTGAGTGATTCAGATAACGAAGGCACCTGGAAGTGGCTGGATGGACGTGTGGTTGAGAAGAG ATTGTGGCATAAAGGAGAACCAAACAACTATGAAAACAATGAAGACTGTGGGCTGCTGAGCAATGGCCTGCTAAATGACTTAACATGTGAAGCAAAAGTGCACTGGATTTGTGAAAAGCGACTTTGA